A single Elaeis guineensis isolate ETL-2024a chromosome 15, EG11, whole genome shotgun sequence DNA region contains:
- the LOC105058102 gene encoding GDP-mannose transporter GONST3 yields the protein MSNDAGTLKDTSSSGTGEVSSTSKNEVTWNDTLVNLAQQASAYGLAAGYCLSASLLSIINKWAIMKFPYPGALTALQYFTSAFGVLICGWLKLVEHDPIDLKTMWKFLPAAIIFYLSLFTNSELLLHANVDTFIVFRSAVPIFVAIGETLYLKQPWPTHQTWISLVTIFGGSVIYVLTDYQFTVTAYSWALAYLASMTIDFVYIKHVVMTIGLNTWGLVLYNNLEALVLFPLELLIMGELKKIKHEISDESDWYSFDVVLPVALSCLFGLSISFFGFSCRRAISATGFTVLGIVNKLLTVVINLVIWDKHSTLVGTIGLLICMFGGVLYQQSTAKPKATKNETKSQISDEEQQQLLEMQNIETDSTEKIHLVSEHPK from the coding sequence ATGTCTAATGATGCTGGGACTCTGAAGGACACTTCTTCAAGTGGTACAGGTGAAGTTTCTTCCACATCAAAAAATGAGGTGACCTGGAATGACACTCTAGTGAATTTAGCACAGCAAGCATCAGCATATGGGCTAGCTGCTGGCTACTGCTTATCGGCATCACTCCTTTCCATAATCAACAAATGGGCAATCATGAAATTTCCATACCCAGGTGCTTTGACTGCCTTGCAATATTTCACTAGTGCATTTGGAGTTCTAATTTGTGGATGGCTGAAACTTGTGGAGCATGACCCCATTGATCTCAAGACCATGTGGAAGTTCTTGCCTGCtgctatcatcttctatctctctctcttcacaAATAGCGAATTACTCCTCCATGCCAATGTCGATACTTTCATTGTGTTCCGATCTGCTGTTCCCATATTTGTAGCCATTGGAGAGACACTCTACCTGAAGCAGCCATGGCCTACGCATCAGACATGGATTTCACTTGTCACTATCTTTGGAGGTAGTGTGATCTATGTCCTGACAGATTACCAATTCACTGTGACCGCCTACAGTTGGGCTTTGGCTTATCTTGCAAGCATGACAATAGATTTCGTGTACATTAAGCATGTCGTCATGACCATCGGCCTCAACACATGGGGCCTGGTGCTCTACAACAATCTGGAAGCACTGGTGCTGTTTCCCCTGGAGCTGCTTATAATGGGAGAGCTGAAGAAGATAAAACATGAGATCTCTGATGAATCTGACTGGTATTCATTTGACGTGGTTTTGCCTGTGGCCCTATCATGCTTGTTTGGTTTGTCCATTTCCTTCTTTGGGTTCTCTTGCAGACGGGCAATCTCAGCGACAGGCTTCACAGTGCTTGGAATAGTGAACAAGCTTCTGACTGTGGTGATAAATTTGGTCATATGGGATAAGCATTCCACCCTGGTAGGAACAATCGGTCTGTTGATATGCATGTTTGGAGGTGTACTCTACCAGCAGTCCACGGCCAAGCCTAAGGCGACTAAAAATGAAACGAAGTCCCAAATCAGTGATGAGGAGCAGCAGCAGTTGCTAGAAATGCAGAATATAGAAACTGATTCAACTGAAAAAATACATCTTGTTTCAGAACACCCAAAATGA